The Terriglobia bacterium genome includes a window with the following:
- the glmS gene encoding glutamine--fructose-6-phosphate transaminase (isomerizing): MCGIVGYVGKKRVVPVIIEGLRKLEYRGYDSAGIAVAGNGAGLQVRRAEGKLRNLEEAIRLKPLDGTYGIGHTRWATHGRPTEENAHPHRDCTGKIVVVHNGIVENYVALKKKLRDEGHTFTTETDTEVIAHLVEQHVKAGKVSLEEAVRKTVNELSGVFALAIISVDEPNKIVAARNGPPSVIGIGKDEYFVASDIPAILAHTRDVFFLADGDLAVLTQDGVKLTDFEGKPIKREVQRITWDPIMAEKGGFKHFMLKEIYEQPRAVRDTWLGRVSQDSGKVFLDEMDITEEEFRKFKAIQISACGTSWHAALAGKFMIERLARIPVDVDYASEFRYRDPITGPDELTVLITQSGETADTIAAQREAKAKGSKTLAICNVVGAMIAREAAGTIYTHAGPEIGVASTKAFTAQLTALFLLALHLAELRGTVNTQQAKEMIKELTRIPGKLESLLTHEETIEELAKTYQKAQDFLFLGRGIHYPIALEGALKLKEISYIHAEGYPAGEMKHGPNALIDESLPVVIIATKDDDDPNSVLRYEKTISNLKEVKARSGKVIAIATEGDEDIREAADHVIYIPHAPEIFAPILEIVPMQLLAYHIAVRRGCDVDQPRNLAKSVTVE; this comes from the coding sequence ACTGCGCAACCTGGAAGAAGCGATCCGGCTGAAGCCACTCGACGGAACGTACGGGATTGGGCACACGCGCTGGGCTACACACGGGCGACCGACGGAAGAGAACGCTCATCCTCATCGCGATTGCACCGGCAAAATCGTCGTCGTTCACAACGGCATTGTTGAGAACTATGTCGCACTGAAGAAGAAGCTGCGCGACGAAGGACACACCTTCACCACCGAGACGGATACCGAGGTCATTGCGCATTTGGTCGAGCAGCACGTGAAGGCAGGAAAGGTTTCGCTGGAAGAGGCGGTGCGTAAGACGGTTAACGAGTTGAGCGGCGTATTTGCGCTGGCGATTATCTCCGTCGATGAGCCGAACAAGATTGTTGCGGCGCGTAATGGGCCGCCTTCGGTGATCGGTATCGGAAAGGATGAGTACTTCGTGGCGTCGGACATTCCGGCGATCCTAGCGCATACGCGTGATGTGTTTTTCCTGGCCGATGGCGACCTGGCGGTGCTTACGCAAGATGGCGTGAAGCTTACGGATTTCGAGGGCAAGCCGATCAAACGCGAGGTCCAGCGCATCACTTGGGACCCGATCATGGCGGAGAAGGGCGGCTTCAAGCACTTCATGCTTAAGGAAATCTACGAGCAGCCGCGCGCCGTGCGCGATACGTGGCTGGGCCGTGTGTCGCAGGATTCGGGCAAGGTTTTCCTCGACGAGATGGACATAACCGAGGAGGAGTTCAGGAAGTTCAAGGCGATTCAGATTTCGGCTTGCGGCACGAGCTGGCACGCGGCGCTCGCGGGCAAGTTCATGATCGAGCGGCTGGCGCGGATCCCCGTGGATGTCGATTACGCGAGCGAATTCCGTTATCGTGACCCGATCACCGGGCCGGACGAGCTCACCGTTCTGATCACGCAGTCCGGCGAAACGGCGGACACGATTGCGGCACAGCGCGAGGCGAAGGCGAAGGGCTCGAAGACGCTCGCAATCTGCAATGTCGTGGGAGCCATGATTGCGCGCGAGGCGGCGGGAACCATCTACACGCACGCGGGGCCGGAGATTGGTGTGGCTTCGACGAAGGCGTTCACGGCGCAATTGACAGCGTTGTTCCTGCTGGCGCTGCACCTCGCAGAGCTTCGCGGGACCGTGAATACGCAGCAGGCGAAGGAGATGATCAAGGAATTAACTCGCATTCCGGGGAAGCTCGAATCGCTGCTGACACACGAAGAGACGATTGAAGAGCTGGCCAAAACTTATCAGAAAGCGCAGGACTTTCTTTTCCTTGGGCGCGGAATACATTACCCGATCGCACTGGAAGGCGCATTGAAGCTGAAAGAGATTTCTTACATTCACGCCGAGGGCTACCCGGCGGGCGAGATGAAGCACGGGCCCAATGCGCTGATCGACGAGAGCCTGCCGGTCGTGATCATTGCGACGAAGGACGATGACGACCCGAATTCCGTGCTGCGCTACGAGAAGACGATCTCCAATCTGAAAGAAGTGAAGGCGCGCAGCGGAAAAGTCATCGCCATCGCGACCGAAGGCGACGAAGATATCAGGGAAGCAGCGGATCACGTCATCTATATCCCACACGCGCCGGAGATCTTTGCACCCATCTTGGAGATCGTGCCGATGCAATTGCTGGCGTATCACATTGCCGTGCGGCGCGGGTGCGATGTGGACCAGCCGAGAAACCTGGCTAAATCGGTGACGGTGGAATAG